The following proteins are encoded in a genomic region of Pirellulales bacterium:
- the rho gene encoding transcription termination factor Rho, with the protein MHTPPVTVDATGRKLSLEEIERQIEAEGEPISLAEEIAEEAGAGGIVHEKLDGKGDIHIAELQKLTMPQLIEEARKENLPEITGIKRQDLIFKLLKERVKMNGLMFGEGTLEILPDGFGFLRSPDYHYLSCPDDIYVSPSQIRRFGLRTGATVAGQIRPPKENERYFALLRVEAINHDDPNKLSGKVFFDDLTPLHPDKRMVLETAPEEIEMRVVDLIVPIGFGQRGLIVSPPRAGKTILLQKMAKAVLANFPDAYVIMLLIDERPEEVTDMERQVKGPQCEVISSTFDEDAVRHIQVAEMVIEKAKRLVEYGTDVVIFLDSITRLARAWNSECPSSGRILTGGVDANALQKPKKFFGSARKVEEGGSLTILATALVDTGSRMDEVIFEEFKGTGNLEIVLDRQLVDRRIWPSIDIARSGTRREEMLLDPEEHRRVTILRRVLHEMNPPEAMEFLVERLRKTRSNAEFLMSMNMKG; encoded by the coding sequence ATGCATACGCCGCCGGTCACCGTCGATGCCACTGGCCGCAAACTGTCGCTGGAGGAAATCGAGCGGCAAATCGAGGCCGAAGGAGAACCGATTTCGCTAGCCGAGGAAATCGCCGAAGAAGCCGGCGCCGGCGGCATAGTCCACGAGAAATTGGACGGCAAAGGCGACATCCACATTGCCGAATTACAAAAATTGACGATGCCGCAACTCATCGAAGAGGCGCGCAAGGAAAACCTGCCCGAAATCACCGGCATTAAGCGACAAGACCTCATTTTCAAGCTGCTCAAAGAGCGAGTAAAGATGAACGGTCTGATGTTCGGCGAAGGGACGCTCGAAATCCTTCCCGATGGCTTCGGATTTCTTCGCAGTCCCGACTATCACTATTTGTCTTGCCCGGACGATATTTATGTCTCGCCCAGCCAAATTCGCCGCTTCGGCCTGCGAACCGGTGCCACGGTCGCTGGACAAATCCGTCCGCCCAAGGAAAACGAACGCTACTTCGCGCTCTTGCGAGTTGAAGCGATCAACCACGACGACCCGAACAAGCTATCGGGTAAGGTTTTCTTCGACGACTTGACTCCGCTGCATCCGGATAAGCGGATGGTGCTGGAAACCGCACCGGAAGAGATCGAAATGCGGGTTGTCGATTTGATCGTGCCGATCGGCTTCGGCCAGCGGGGTCTCATTGTCAGTCCGCCGCGCGCAGGCAAAACGATCTTGTTGCAAAAGATGGCCAAGGCGGTGCTGGCGAATTTTCCCGACGCTTATGTGATCATGCTGCTGATCGATGAGCGGCCGGAAGAAGTCACCGACATGGAGCGACAGGTCAAAGGCCCGCAATGCGAGGTGATCAGCAGCACCTTTGACGAAGACGCGGTTCGACATATTCAAGTGGCGGAAATGGTCATCGAAAAAGCCAAGCGGCTGGTGGAATACGGCACGGACGTCGTCATCTTTCTCGATTCGATCACGCGGCTGGCCCGTGCCTGGAATTCGGAGTGCCCCAGTTCCGGGCGGATCCTTACCGGCGGCGTCGATGCGAACGCTTTGCAAAAACCCAAGAAGTTTTTTGGTTCGGCCCGTAAAGTCGAAGAAGGAGGCTCGTTGACAATCTTGGCCACGGCGTTGGTCGATACTGGCAGTCGAATGGATGAAGTGATCTTCGAAGAATTCAAAGGGACAGGAAACTTGGAAATTGTGCTCGATCGGCAATTGGTCGATCGTCGCATTTGGCCGTCGATCGATATCGCACGTAGCGGCACGCGTCGCGAAGAAATGCTGCTCGATCCGGAGGAGCACCGCCGTGTGACCATTCTCCGTCGTGTTTTACACGAGATGAACCCGCCCGAGGCGATGGAATTTCTCGTGGAACGGCTGCGAAAAACTCGCAGCAATGCGGAATTCTTGATGAGCATGAATATGAAGGGCTGA